The following proteins are encoded in a genomic region of Saccharopolyspora antimicrobica:
- the lysS gene encoding lysine--tRNA ligase — translation MRVRREKRERLLDAGVDPYPVTLPITHELAEVRAAHQGLEPDTATGAQVGVAGRVMFLRNTGKLCFATLRAGDGTELQAMLSLKQVGEDSLAMWKSDVDLGDHVFVHGEVITSRRGELSVMADEWRMAAKSLRPLPVMHKELGEEMRVRQRYVDLIVRKQAADTVRTRAAVQRSLRESFDRRGFVEVETPMLQTLQGGAAARPFVTHSNAFDMDLFLRIAPELYLKRCVVGGIERVFEINRNFRNEGSDSSHSPEFAMLEFYQAYADYNDMAALTRSLIQEAAEKIAGSQVVTWFDGTEYDLSGEWTSIRMYDSLSEALDSEITPETPVEVLRKHADSHGLQTDPAHGHGKLVEELWEHLIGDHLTAPTFVRDFPVETSPLTRQHREQPGLAEKWDLYVRGFELATGYSELVDPVVERARLEEQAALAAAGDDEAMPVDEDFLRALEYGMPPSGGVGMGIDRLLMALTGLGIRETILFPLVRPE, via the coding sequence ATGCGGGTCCGGCGGGAGAAGCGGGAGCGCCTGCTCGACGCCGGAGTCGACCCGTACCCGGTGACCCTGCCCATCACGCACGAGCTCGCGGAGGTCCGCGCCGCCCACCAGGGGCTGGAGCCGGACACCGCCACCGGCGCGCAGGTCGGCGTCGCCGGCCGCGTGATGTTCCTGCGCAACACCGGCAAGCTGTGCTTCGCCACGCTGCGCGCGGGCGACGGCACCGAGCTCCAGGCGATGCTCAGCCTGAAGCAGGTCGGCGAGGATTCGCTGGCCATGTGGAAGAGCGACGTCGACCTCGGCGACCACGTCTTCGTGCACGGCGAGGTGATCACCTCCCGCCGCGGCGAGTTGTCCGTGATGGCCGATGAATGGCGAATGGCGGCCAAGTCGCTGCGCCCGCTGCCGGTCATGCACAAGGAACTCGGCGAGGAAATGCGGGTCCGGCAGCGCTATGTCGACCTGATCGTCCGAAAGCAGGCCGCGGACACCGTGCGCACTCGGGCCGCGGTGCAGCGCTCGTTGCGGGAATCGTTCGACCGGCGCGGTTTCGTCGAGGTGGAAACCCCGATGCTGCAGACGTTGCAGGGCGGTGCCGCCGCGCGCCCGTTCGTGACGCATTCGAACGCCTTCGACATGGATCTGTTCCTCCGGATCGCACCGGAGTTGTACCTGAAGCGTTGCGTGGTCGGTGGGATCGAGAGGGTTTTCGAGATCAACCGGAACTTCCGCAACGAGGGGAGTGATTCTTCCCACTCGCCGGAGTTCGCCATGTTGGAGTTCTACCAGGCGTACGCCGATTACAACGACATGGCCGCGCTGACAAGGTCCCTGATCCAGGAGGCCGCGGAGAAGATCGCCGGTTCGCAGGTGGTCACCTGGTTCGACGGAACCGAGTACGACCTGTCGGGCGAGTGGACGTCGATCCGGATGTACGACTCGCTGTCCGAAGCGCTCGATTCGGAGATCACCCCGGAAACTCCGGTGGAGGTGCTGCGCAAGCACGCCGACTCGCACGGATTGCAGACCGATCCGGCGCACGGGCACGGAAAGCTCGTCGAGGAGCTGTGGGAGCACCTCATCGGCGACCATTTGACCGCTCCGACGTTCGTTCGCGACTTCCCGGTGGAGACCTCCCCGCTCACCCGGCAGCACCGGGAGCAGCCGGGGCTGGCGGAGAAGTGGGACCTCTACGTCCGCGGCTTCGAGCTGGCGACGGGCTACTCCGAGCTGGTCGACCCGGTGGTGGAGCGCGCTCGCCTGGAGGAACAGGCCGCGCTCGCGGCGGCCGGGGACGACGAGGCGATGCCGGTCGACGAGGACTTTCTGCGCGCGCTCGAGTACGGAATGCCGCCCAGCGGTGGCGTCGGAATGGGTATCGACCGGTTGTTGATGGCGTTGACCGGTCTCGGTATCCGGGAGACGATCCTGTTCCCGCTGGTCCGGCCGGAATGA
- a CDS encoding FecCD family ABC transporter permease: MSGSLAVGGPRAAEQAAPGGARLRERRRRRLIGIAVLVVALLVSCVLSVVVGAKTIPLAEVWSGLFAPTGTENDLIIRELRVPRTIVGVLAGAALGLAGALMQGHTRNPIADPGILGITQGAALGVVLAIYTFSVTTLVGFIWFGFAGAMLGALAVFAIGSIGRGGPTPVTLALAGTAISFLLQAITSALVLTDQQTMDTYRFWKVGSIAVTDPSVIPQVLPFVLIGMVLALTNAGGLNALSLGEDVARSLGHRVEWSRRAGIAAIAVLVGSAVAICGPIGFVGLIVPHVARFFTGADYRWLLPFAGLLGAALVLLADVLGRIVARPSEVQVGVMLAMVGAPFFIALVRRRKMVRL, translated from the coding sequence GTGAGTGGCAGCCTGGCCGTCGGCGGTCCACGCGCAGCCGAACAGGCCGCGCCCGGCGGCGCCCGCCTGCGCGAACGCCGCCGCAGGCGGCTCATCGGCATCGCGGTGCTGGTGGTGGCGCTGCTGGTCAGCTGCGTGCTCAGCGTTGTGGTCGGGGCCAAGACGATCCCGCTGGCCGAGGTGTGGAGCGGCCTGTTCGCCCCGACCGGCACCGAGAACGACCTGATCATCCGCGAGCTGCGGGTGCCGCGCACCATCGTCGGCGTGCTGGCCGGGGCCGCGCTGGGCCTGGCCGGGGCGCTGATGCAGGGCCACACCCGCAACCCCATCGCCGATCCCGGCATCCTCGGCATCACCCAGGGCGCCGCGCTCGGCGTGGTGCTGGCGATCTACACCTTCAGCGTCACGACGCTGGTGGGCTTCATCTGGTTCGGCTTCGCCGGGGCGATGCTGGGCGCGCTGGCGGTGTTCGCCATCGGCTCGATCGGCCGCGGCGGCCCGACGCCGGTGACGCTGGCGCTGGCCGGCACCGCGATCAGCTTCCTGCTGCAGGCGATCACCTCGGCGCTGGTGCTCACCGACCAGCAGACGATGGACACCTACCGGTTCTGGAAGGTCGGCTCGATCGCGGTCACCGATCCCTCGGTGATCCCGCAGGTGCTGCCGTTCGTGCTGATCGGCATGGTGCTGGCGCTGACCAACGCGGGCGGCCTGAACGCGCTGTCGCTCGGCGAGGACGTCGCCCGCTCGCTGGGCCACCGGGTGGAGTGGTCGCGCCGGGCCGGGATCGCCGCGATCGCGGTCCTGGTCGGCAGCGCGGTCGCGATCTGCGGGCCGATCGGCTTCGTCGGGCTGATCGTGCCGCACGTGGCCAGGTTCTTCACCGGCGCCGACTACCGCTGGCTGCTGCCCTTCGCCGGACTGCTCGGCGCCGCGCTGGTGCTGCTGGCCGACGTGCTCGGGCGCATCGTGGCGCGGCCGTCCGAGGTCCAGGTCGGGGTGATGCTGGCGATGGTCGGCGCCCCGTTCTTCATCGCGCTCGTGCGTCGCAGGAAGATGGTGCGGTTGTGA
- a CDS encoding histone-like nucleoid-structuring protein Lsr2, which yields MAQKVTVTLVDDLDGGQADETVEFGLDGVSYQIDLSADNAGELRDALANYVSNARRAGGRKKPGPRPGGAGARSAGGSTSADREQNQAIREWARKRGLKVSDRGRIPADIVEQYHQAN from the coding sequence ATGGCGCAGAAGGTCACGGTCACTCTTGTCGACGATCTGGACGGCGGCCAGGCCGACGAAACCGTCGAGTTCGGATTGGACGGCGTGTCCTACCAGATCGACCTTTCCGCCGACAATGCCGGCGAGTTGCGGGACGCTCTGGCGAACTACGTCTCCAACGCGCGGCGCGCGGGCGGCCGGAAGAAGCCGGGACCGCGCCCGGGTGGCGCCGGTGCGCGTTCCGCGGGCGGTTCCACGAGCGCGGATCGCGAGCAGAACCAGGCCATTCGGGAATGGGCCCGCAAGCGCGGCCTGAAGGTGTCGGACCGGGGCCGGATCCCGGCCGACATCGTGGAGCAGTACCACCAGGCGAACTGA